From a region of the Cololabis saira isolate AMF1-May2022 chromosome 8, fColSai1.1, whole genome shotgun sequence genome:
- the gnat1 gene encoding guanine nucleotide-binding protein G(t) subunit alpha-1, giving the protein MGAGASAEEKRSKELEKKLKEDADIDARTVKLLLLGAGESGKSTIVKQMKIIHKDGYSLEECLEFITIIYSNTLQSAMAIVKAMGTLNINFGHSDQQDDARKLMHLADTIEEGTMPKELSDIILRLWKDSGIQACFDRASEYQLNDSAGYYLNDLERLVQPGYVPTEQDVLRSRVKTTGIIETTFSFKDLHFRMFDVGGQRSERKKWIHCFEGVTCIIFIAALSAYDMVLVEDDEVNRMHESLHLFNSICNHRYFATTSIVLFLNKKDVFIEKIKKAHLSMCFPEYDGPNTYEDAGNYIKLQFLDLNLRKDIKEIYSHMTCATDTENVKFVFDAVTDIIIKENLKDCGLF; this is encoded by the exons ATGGGGGCCGGAGCTAGCGCGGAGGAGAAACGCTCCAAAGAGTTGGAGAAGAAGCTGAAGGAGGATGCTGACATTGATGCAAGAACTGtcaagctgctgctgctag GTGCTGGAGAATCTGGCAAGAGTACTATTGTCAAACAGATGAA AATTATCCACAAAGATGGTTATTCGCTTGAAGAGTGCTTGGAGTTCATTACCATCATCTACAGCAACACCCTGCAGTCCGCCATGGCCATTGTGAAGGCCATGGGCACACTCAATATCAACTTTGGCCACTCTGATCAGCAG GATGATGCCAGGAAACTCATGCATCTTGCAGACACGATTGAGGAAGGCACTATGCCCAAAGAATTGTCAGACATCATTTTGCGTCTGTGGAAGGACTCTGGCATTCAAGCGTGCTTTGACAGAGCCTCTGAGTACCAGCTCAACGACTCAGCTGGATA CTACCTGAATGACCTGGAGCGGCTGGTCCAACCCGGGTATGTGCCCACTGAGCAGGATGTGCTGCGATCAAGAGTGAAGACCACTGGTATCATTGAGACTACGTTCTCCTTCAAAGATCTCCACTTCAG AATGTTTGACGTGGGTGGCcagaggtcagagaggaagaaGTGGATCCATTGCTTCGAAGGTGTCACCTGTATCATCTTCATTGCTGCTTTGAGCGCCTATGACATGGTGTTGGTGGAGGATGATGAAgtg AATCGAATGCATGAGAGTCTACACTTGTTCAACAGTATCTGCAACCACCGCTACTTTGCCACCACATCCATTGTACTTTTCCTCAACAAGAAGGATGTGTTCATTGAGAAGATCAAGAAAGCTCATCTCAGCATGTGCTTCCCCGAATATGATG gaCCCAACACCTATGAGGATGCTGGTAACTACATTAAATTGCAGTTCTTGGACCTGAACTTGCGCAAAGATATCAAGGAGATCTACTCGCACATGACCTGTGCCACGGACACAGAGAACGTCAAGTTTGTGTTCGATGCCGTCACCGACATCATCATCAAAGAAAACCTGAAAGACTGCGGTCTCTTCTAA